The sequence below is a genomic window from Oreochromis niloticus isolate F11D_XX linkage group LG3, O_niloticus_UMD_NMBU, whole genome shotgun sequence.
GTCTGCACTACAAATAATAAATTTTGCGCTGACGATTAAAATGCATAGCTTAACGAACGAAAATATTTATATACGGTATATAGATGTTGACATTTACATTACCCTGCGCAATGTTAATGCATTCATCTAGGAGAAGATTGGGagcataaatacacacatacattataGTATGGTGATAGCAGCAGCCCAGGTTCAGCTTGAATGCTGAGATCAGAGCACATGAAGCATTTTAACCTTTATGATGACCTTTTCTCTCCTCTGTCAGGGCTGAGGGGGAGACGTGTGTGGAGTTCAAGGCCATGCTGATAGCGGTGGGGCTCCACGTCCTGCTGCTGATGTTCGAGGTGCTGGTGTGCGATCGGGTAGCGAGAGGAAACTACTTCTGGCTTCTCGTCTTCATGCCACTCTTCTTTGTGTCACCCGTTTCCGTAGCAGCGTGCGTCTGGGGGTTTAGACACGACCGCTCTCTTGAGGTAAGGCGGCTGATTTTTATGAGGAAACTCAGAAACTGATCGTAAAATATCACAAAACTACAGTCAGACTCTTCCAGCTGTGTGTCAAGATTCAGTGTCAAAAGATTCATATTTTTGTTATCCTCAAATGTTTTATTCATCAATCTTTAGTCAAAGTTGTTTGAATGAAAGCCTgatccatgtctgttgctgttaAGGCTACAGTTAGTGATTGTTTTAATTCTTCTGCATACTCTTTTTGCATTATCAGATTTAAGACAGTAAAGTCGCACTTTTTTAAcaatcaggtgtgtgtgtgaaaaagcaagaaatggTCTCAAGGGAAGTGCTTTCTGTTAGTTGAAGGTATTCATGACCTTGCAGTGTGAAGGTCTTGGGTTTTAATCCACTGGCCAGCTGTGTAGCGTTTGCCAGCATACCTCTTGGTCTCCAACAGcactggttgtttttttttgcattttctgcaTGGCTTCAGATCATCATCTTCATATGTAAgatatgtgtaaaaaaaattacagttaaAAATGAGTACAGTCCTGAACTTCTGTCCTGATCGTTTCTCGCTCCGTCTTCTTCTCCTCAGCTGGAGGTGTTGTGTTCAGTAAATATTCTGCAGTTCATCTTCATCGCTCTGAAGCTGGACAAGATCATCAACTGGCCTTGGCTGGTGAGGCACACGAAACACGCCATTTATTGTGCTTCCACTGTGAGCACCGTCTGTGCTGGTCCTGAAGCCCTCTTTGAGCTGGCTTTCATGAAACcctgcctgtgtttgtgtgctgcaGGTGGTGTGTGTCCCACTGTGGATCCTCATGTCCTTCCTGTGCCTTGTTGTCCTCTACTACATCATCTGGTCGGTCCTCTTTCTCCGCTCCATCGACATCATCGCCGAGCAGCGGCGAACTCACATCACCATGGCAATCAGCTGGATGACTATCGTCGTACCACTTCTAACATTTGAGGTGAGGCATAGAGTGTGCATCATTTCCTCTTGTTTAGAATGAGTAGTGGAGCAGAGGTTCTTACAGTATGAAATCGGATAGTTGATGTATTTACATCCATGCTGTAGACATTTTCATAAGCCTGAGCCCAGCTCTGCTTTGTCCTCTGCACCCTCCTCTCTATAGCTGTGAGTGGTCTCAGACTTGTAGCTGATTGATGGCTAAAGCAAAACGTAGGGGGTGCATTCGCTTTCTCAGATCTCAGAAAGTTTCAAACTGCATCTGCAGCGATTCGTAACCTGATCCTATCAGACAGATGGATTGTGGTCACGATCTTCACTCACTGTAAAATGCGCACACACTGTTTCAGTCTACGGCTCATGCTCGTcttcattcttttcttctttcttgctTTCAACAAATACAAactaaagtaataaaatatattataaagCAACATTGAACTTATGACAGGTGAAAAGCAATGCGAACTAAAGCACAGTTGAACAGTTTTATGTGGGCTGCGAATCACAGTCAGCGCAGGCACGTGGACCATAAAGACACTCTGCTGTGGTGGCTGGCTCAAAAATCGCTGCACACATGCATGTTTTTCCTCCGGGCAGCAGGATGTCTGGTAACATTCACATGTCTTTACAGATCCTTCTGGTGCACAAGCTGGACGGTCACAATAGCCTGACCTACGTGTGCGTGTTCGTCCCTCTGTGGCTCTCCCTGCTCACACTCATGGCCACCACCTTTGGCCAAAAGGGAGGAAACCACTGTGAGTATCTGCAGATGGACTTGTagtccctgctgctgctgttgtttcagGAACTAATCTGATAACTTTCCCCAAATATAGCTTCATTTATACTTTTATCTTGTGAGATTTGTCAGTTTTTGGACTGCAGGAAATAATCTTCTTCATCTATGAATGTGCTGATTGTCTTCTGTAAATCATTTGGTGTGTAAaatgtgaggaaaaacaaatgaaaagattaTATTTTGACTTTGTGAACGGCCTCTTTAGATGACTTATGTAAATGTAGACAAATAAGTTTTGAAAAAGCCCGAAAGTTTGAAATCTAAGATGAAGTATTTTTGTTATtccttttaatttccttttaatcatttatttggtcatattttaataatattaaaCTTTGTTTGCAAATCAAAAAGGTTTTCATTGTTTCTCTCTTCTGCTCCGTCCTTATTTCCCATCAGGGTGGTTCGGCATCCGAAAGGACTTCTGCCACTTCCTGCTGGAGCTCCTCCCCTTCCTCCGAGAGTATGGCAACGTGTCCTACGACCTTCAACGTAGCGAGGACCCTGAGGCGGCCGAGGATCTGCCCGTCCCTGAACCACCGCCAAAGATTGCCCCCATGTTCCACAAGAAGACCGGTGTGGTGATCACGCAGAGCCCCGGGAAATACTTTGTCCCGCCGCCCAAACTCTGCATTGACATGCCGGACTAATGGCGAGTTGAAGCATGAGCAGTCGTGGGTGCCGAACTAATAAAGCCAAAACCGCTTCAGAGACtgtgtttctcttgttttgttttaaatccacTCTCCACTGAAGGATTTTGGCCCCCCCACCCTGAACTGTGCATCAGCATCCCAGCATGGGCAACTAAAACAGCGATGGATCCAAGATCCCTGCTGTTCTCCTGACTTCTTGCCTTTAAAGGGTGAAATCATGGAACTCACAGAAGGGACAGCTTTGTTTTCCACCTCTCGCTGGAGCCACACTGTTGTTGCTGACTCCCAGTTGTATCTGTGGTGAAGAAACATCCGAGACTCTGTTGTATCCAAACTTCAGGCTGACATGATGGTGACATCAGTGAGAACTGGATATGTGTAGACTGTAAATGTTCGCTCTGAACTGCTGAAGATCTTTGCTTTATGTTCAGAGGatgtcaaaaacaaaatcaacacTTTTCTGGGTTCATGACTGGGACCATTGGAGAGACTCTGGCTCCATACCGGGATCAGTGTAACCATGTCCTTCCGATTCTCTTCATCATTTAGGTGGACAAAACAAGGGTGTGGGGCTCAGAGggaaagtttcttttttttttctttttttttgttcagggCTGCCTTGGAGCAAAACTTGTGTGTCAGTGCATTGAAGCAGCTGTTGGGCGGCTTTCTGGTTACACAGTTGGAGAAAAGATTCACAGGGCTTATATGTAGGGCTGTGCATGACTACACGATCCCCATTAGTCTGCCCCAAACATGCAAGTTGTTTTAAACTAATTACTCACATTGTATAGATTAATTGGTTCCACCCTGCTGTGCTGCAGACCAAATTCTGAAGGTTCTAGGTTCGGCTAAGAGGGAATTTCTTCACGGCCACCCCGAACAGGAGGAAGGAGTAAAGCTGTTTTCCAAAGCGTTCGTGCACTCTGCAAGCATTGCTTTAAGGCTACCcttgaagaaataaaaaagtatcttttctttaaaaagaaaaggaaatagcACTTTGTTAACCTGTTCCAGGAGGAACCCCATTTGACTTGTCagatttttctatttctgtttgtctttgtaaaTAACACAACTTGTCAAGTTAGGGACCATAGTGGTGAAGAGAGTGGGCgggggaaaaaagtaaattCACTCCTGATTTTTGATTGACTCTGCAAACTTTCTGCAATCCTCAATCTTATGAATgcaatctgtgtgtgtgagtggctgCGATTTTAAGGTGATGTAGCATCCTTTACATTAAACTGACAGCTTGGGTTTTTGATTGAAGAAGTAAAGAGTTGAGCGGGGTTTTGAAGCTAACACATATCGGCATTAAGTCTAACCGTGAAATAAAAATCTATTATTCTTTTACACTCTGTGTTCGAGGAGATAAAGACAGCGTGCCCTCCCCTCCTCTtctacttctttttttaaaactctccCTTCTGTGCTGCAATTATGTTTTCTTCTCGTCATAGCTGTGGGATTGTCAGGTGTCACTAAACATACCGGGGTTTTGTTGTCTGTATATTTATTTGAGAATTAAACTGAGAAAGTAATCCAGCCCTGAATTATTCTTCACTGTGATCGTGCCACAAACAGTTCCTGCGCTGCGCTCTGGTCTAACAGTGCTTCAGTCGGTATGCAGcagcctctctctgcctctTGGATCACTGATTGACTTCTTTCTGTAAAGTGGGTGAATATCAGAGATCAATTATATGGGACTGACACTGAAATATGATATTCATTGTTTTCTGGAATTAAACTCCATTGTCACAAGAAAGAACGATgtcacatgttttgtttttgatccGGGTGTCCGTGGAAAAAGAAGCATTTAGTGACCGGAGTCCGCTGACATACAGTAGACTTTGTGCAGTACTGTACAAAAgtgttttctttatgttttactGCCAAGGAGCCAGAGTTTCTTATAaaattttaaagtggtcttgaggttttctgaaggtcttttaaaGTGTCTCTAGATATTTTCAGTCTAATAACCAGTgctgtgtctacacataacagataGTTAAATTGCAACACGTTTCCTGCCTCATCGCCCATATTAGACAGCTCTACAAAGAGATGAGTTTTAATTTCACCAGCAGTGAGTAAACTTATCAATAAAACCTGTGGTCGTGTAGCAATCTAATACTTAACATGCTCAGAAATGCACAGTTTTTCAAATCAAGTTTAAactttgtttcttcatgtttgaTCTGTTAAAAGATCTTATCAGATAATAGCAGCTCCTGAAGACCTCTCGAGGTACACAGGCTCCACTCCCATTAGTGTACATCAGGGGTGggcaccgagggccggtgtccctgcaggttttacatgtgtccttgaaccaacacagctgatttaaatggctaaattagctcctcaacatgtcctgaagttctccagaggcctggtaacgaactaatcatgtgattcaggtgtgttgacccaaggtgagatctaaaacctgcagggacaccggccctcggggcctggaattgcccacccctggtgtaCATGAATGTCTGAGCAGTAACGCTGGACAATGTGGAAAGGTTCAAGCTGGCTTACAGCTTTAAGACTTCAGCATCTGAGCACTGGATTTGGATTCTTACTATAAAAAGTTAACAGTggcatttaaaataaactttatttgtgCACTAATGGGATACGTCTGAACTTCTTCAAACAGGAATCTTTTAATATCAAAATATAGCAGTGTCTTGACATTTATATACACTTATACATAATCATACTCAAAATGATGTTCAAGTAAAGGGCGACCTAAAAGTTAATGACTGTATAATTCACATTGTTGAGTATACTTTGGGACCACCTGCAGGGCCGCCTTCATGTCAGAGCTCCTTGTGTACAGTAGAGCTGATAAACTGTTCTGCTCAGAGATGGACCCAGGTTCCTGAAAAACAAGCCAACAGGAGAAGGAATGAAGCATTCACGCACACACCCAAGGTCCTGTAGTGGTTTGTGGTGGTCCAAGTATCAACACCGGAAGTTCATGACATTAATTAAACCTCTCTTGTAATTCTTCCATCCATCGCTACCTTCCTCTCCACAACCACCTCCTTCAGCTCTAATCCAGTCGAGTAAtaataatctctccagtgtgtccacCATGAACAGGTCCGACTTACTGCCGGCAATCTGAACAAAGCTCTCATTACACTTGTACAGGGATCAGAAAGCCAGATATTCTATACTTGCAAAGTACTGTGAGAGGTGCATTCAAATGTCTTCTCCAAGTCTGCAAAACAGATGCCGACTGGCTCTGAATTTAAGCCACATTATTACTCTTGAAGCTGAGGTTGAACTATTggatccagcaccctggcaCAGACCTTCCCAACAAAGCGGATCATTCCCaggttggaacacaccctctggTCCCCGTTCTTCAAAAAGGGGGAACGCCTCTCCAATCCAAGGGCACTGTCCCCAACTTCCACAGGATGTTGCAGAGGTGTCAACCAGAACACCTCCATAACATCGACAAGCTTAAGGAACTCTTGGCGAACCTCATCAATCTTAAAGTCCCTGCAACCAGTAAGTTTAATTAGCCATGTTCATGACCTCAGCCAGTCGTCCAATCACTGTCTCTAGACTCTACTTTCTCTTTGGAAGGTGTGTCAGTAGGATTGAGCAAATCCTCAAATAAAGTCTTCCTGTGCCCTCAGTTTAGGGCCCACAGCGTGGGCAGGAAGCTTCCTCCCCTTCCTGACGTGTCTGGCAGAATCACTTCAAGACGTTGAGACAAAAGGTTTTGTTCCATTGCCTCTCCAAATTCCTTCCACAGCCATATTTTTGCCTACGAGCCCCTTCCTCGGGTCTGGTCACACCCAAATACTACATGCATCACTGGAGGAAGCCAGGGAAAACTGAAACTGTATTTACAAACCTTTTGAGCTTCCCGTATCGGATCGAGGAGAGGagtttctctttctctgcttcACTTGTGCACTGTTCATATGCTGTCAGAAGactgaaaatgacagaaaaaaagagagatttaATAAATAATCCCTCATACCTTACATTAGTATGGAGACACAGCGTGTCTTATGCCCTTCTTACTGCTGTGACGTATTCTGTGGGACACTCTGTTCACTCAGCATCCACAATATCCATCCCGCTAAAGTCTACTGCCATACTGACTTTTTAATCATCAAGTGCATCATCTTTTAAATATTCC
It includes:
- the tmem185 gene encoding transmembrane protein 185-like — translated: MNLRGLFQDFNPSKFLIYSCLLLFSVLLSLRLDGVIQWSYWAVFTPIWLWKLLVIIGASVGTGVWAHNPQYRAEGETCVEFKAMLIAVGLHVLLLMFEVLVCDRVARGNYFWLLVFMPLFFVSPVSVAACVWGFRHDRSLELEVLCSVNILQFIFIALKLDKIINWPWLVVCVPLWILMSFLCLVVLYYIIWSVLFLRSIDIIAEQRRTHITMAISWMTIVVPLLTFEILLVHKLDGHNSLTYVCVFVPLWLSLLTLMATTFGQKGGNHWWFGIRKDFCHFLLELLPFLREYGNVSYDLQRSEDPEAAEDLPVPEPPPKIAPMFHKKTGVVITQSPGKYFVPPPKLCIDMPD